The following coding sequences are from one Musa acuminata AAA Group cultivar baxijiao chromosome BXJ2-4, Cavendish_Baxijiao_AAA, whole genome shotgun sequence window:
- the LOC103982639 gene encoding putative ripening-related protein 1, producing the protein MFNKDKNIMNLFLVMVRKSSYLLSMTPKFDRSRDEESSLASLAIVLHVCAGNYCSRYQLMEPPCTPGGYVRGNSRSCTTQDSSDCCKEGELYPQYQCSPPMTGDTPAHMTIASFAKGGDGGGPAECDGRYHSDDQMLASLSTGWYDDGSRCNRSIRISGNGRSVLAKVVDECDSVYGCEADQSYPPCSNNVIVASPAVRTALAIPEAQVGDYDVTWSDA; encoded by the coding sequence ATGTTCAACAAAGATAAGAATATCATGAATTTATTTCTTGTTATGGTGAGGAAGTCGTCATATTTGTTGAGCATGACCCCAAAGTTTGATCGGAGCAGAGATGAGGAGAGTTCTCTGGCTTCACTAGCTATAGTTTTGCATGTGTGCGCCGGCAATTACTGCTCTCGCTACCAGCTCATGGAACCCCCGTGCACGCCCGGCGGCTACGTCCGCGGCAATTCCCGCAGCTGCACCACCCAGGACTCTTCGGATTGCTGCAAAGAAGGCGAGCTGTACCCCCAGTACCAGTGTTCGCCGCCGATGACCGGAGACACGCCCGCCCACATGACCATCGCCAGCTTCGCGAAAGGCGGGGACGGCGGAGGCCCCGCGGAGTGCGACGGCCGCTACCACAGCGACGACCAGATGCTGGCGTCCTTGTCGACGGGATGGTACGACGACGGCAGCCGCTGCAACAGGAGCATCAGGATCAGCGGCAACGGCAGGTCTGTGCTGGCGAAGGTGGTCGACGAGTGCGACTCTGTTTACGGTTGCGAAGCCGACCAGAGTTACCCGCCGTGCTCCAACAACGTGATCGTTGCGTCTCCGGCCGTGCGGACGGCGTTGGCGATCCCGGAGGCCCAGGTTGGGGATTACGACGTTACCTGGTCTGATGCATGA
- the LOC135611088 gene encoding putative ripening-related protein 1: MAIPPPSLLVLVLVAHVCLGSYLHFSYAQQCSPNGQITGVSGDCNTDNNADCCVNGQMYDTYSCSPTVTGETQAHMTINSFAEGGDGGGPSKCDGSYHSDNELVVALSTGWYDGGSRCSKNIKINANGQTMLAKVVDECDSLHGCDQEHAFQPPCAPNIVDASRAVWEALGIPESQIGDYDITWSDE; encoded by the coding sequence ATGGCAATTCCTCCACCTTCTTTGCTCGTCCTGGTGTTGGTAGCACACGTTTGTCTTGGCAGCTACCTCCACTTCTCTTATGCCCAACAGTGCAGCCCAAACGGTCAGATCACCGGCGTCTCCGGGGACTGTAACACCGACAACAACGCCGACTGCTGCGTGAACGGCCAGATGTACGACACCTACAGCTGCTCGCCGACGGTGACGGGGGAAACGCAGGCGCACATGACCATCAACAGCTTCGCTGAAGGTGGAGACGGCGGTGGGCCTTCCAAGTGCGACGGAAGCTACCACAGCGACAACGAGCTCGTCGTCGCGCTCTCCACCGGATGGTACGACGGCGGCAGCCGCTGTTCGAAGAACATAAAGATCAACGCCAATGGCCAGACCATGCTGGCCAAGGTGGTGGACGAGTGCGATTCCTTGCACGGCTGTGACCAAGAGCACGCCTTCCAGCCGCCGTGTGCGCCCAACATAGTCGACGCATCTCGAGCAgtgtgggaggctttggggatCCCTGAATCGCAGATCGGAGACTACGACATCACTTGGTCTGATGAATGA
- the LOC103982637 gene encoding probable pectate lyase 8 has protein sequence MAMVLRRRSSSLVLLGLFVILSTGGRESFPSRVGAAAAMAPRSVTATAENDTSSATAQRFESDVVVGAVDDPEFIASKVNMQISNGTARRSLDDLSTCVTGNPIDDCWRCDPKWHLRRKRLADCGIGFGRSAIGGRNGRFYHVTDPSDDDPVNPLPGTLRYAVIQDEPLWIVFKRDMVIALKQELIMNGFKTIDGRGANVHIANGACITIQFVTNVIIHGLHIHDCKPTGNAMVRSSPSHYGWRTMADGDAISIFGSSHIWVDHNSLSNCADGLVDAVMGSTAITISNNYFTHHNEVMLLGHSDSYKRDKAMQVTIAFNHFGEGLVQRMPRCRHGYFHVVNNDYTHWEMYAIGGSANPTINSQGNRYLAPTDPFAKEVTKRVATSSDTWKSWNWRSEGDLLLNGAYFTPSGAGASASYSRASSLGAKTSSMVASITAGAGALQCRKGSLC, from the exons ATGGCGATGGTGCTTCGGAGAAGGTCGTCGTCGCTGGTGTTGCTCGGTCTCTTCGTGATCCTATCTACGGGAGGCCGGGAATCGTTCCCCTCGAG GGTCGGAGCTGCTGCGGCAATGGCTCCGCGGAGCGTGACGGCAACCGCGGAGAACGACACCTCTTCCGCCACGGCGCAGAG GTTCGAAAGTGACGTGGTGGTTGGCGCGGTGGACGACCCAGAATTTATAGCGTCAAAAGTGAACAT GCAGATCAGCAACGGCACGGCGCGCCGCTCGCTCGACGACCTTTCCACATGCGTTACGGGAAACCCCATCGACGACTGTTGGCGCTGCGACCCCAAGTGGCACCTCCGCCGGAAGCGCCTCGCCGACTGCGGCATCGGGTTCGGCCGCAGCGCCATCGGCGGCCGCAACGGGCGCTTCTACCACGTGACCGACCCCAGCGACGACGACCCCGTGAACCCCCTCCCCGGCACACTCCGCTACGCCGTCATCCAGGACGAGCCCCTCTGGATCGTGTTCAAGCGCGACATGGTCATCGCCCTCAAGCAGGAGCTCATCATGAACGGTTTCAAGACCATCGACGGCCGCGGCGCCAACGTCCACATCGCCAACGGCGCCTGCATCACCATCCAGTTCGTCACCAACGTCATCATCCACGGCCTCCACATCCACGACTGCAAGCCCACCGGCAACGCCATGGTCCGCAGCTCCCCCTCCCACTACGGCTGGAGGACCATGGCCGACGGCGACGCCATTTCCATCTTCGGTTCCAGCCACATCTGGGTCGACCACAACTCCCTGTCCAACTGCGCCGACGGCCTCGTCGATGCCGTTATGGGTTCCACGGCCATCACCATCTCCAACAATTACTTCACCCACCACAACGAG GTGATGCTTTTGGGTCACAGTGATTCCTACAAAAGGGACAAGGCTATGCAGGTGACCATTGCCTTCAACCATTTTGGTGAAGGACTCGTTCAGAGAATGCCAAG GTGCAGGCATGGTTACTTCCATGTGGTGAACAACGATTACACTCACTGGGAGATGTACGCCATTGGAGGAAGTGCGAATCCGACCATCAACAGCCAAGGCAACAGATACCTTGCACCTACCGATCCTTTTGCCAAGGAG GTGACTAAGAGAGTGGCCACTTCGAGTGATACTTGGAAGAGCTGGAATTGGAGATCAGAGGGGGACCTGCTACTGAATGGTGCTTACTTCACCCCCTCGGGAGCTGGTGCCTCCGCAAGCTACTCAAGGGCCTCCAGCCTCGGGGCCAAGACCTCCTCCATGGTTGCTTCCATCACTGCAGGGGCAGGGGCTCTCCAGTGCCGCAAGGGTTCCTTGTGCTAA
- the LOC135608818 gene encoding ubiquitin-conjugating enzyme E2 5-like, whose protein sequence is MSATTNRRQKDITKLMMKDYKVEMETDDSKKFFVYLHGPKESLYEGGVWKLRVELPDEYPFKSPSIYFVNNIFHPNVDDESGELCVNVFHEDWSPMIDLLSVFENYITQFLLTPNPLNPLNEEAAELMITDHSAYEQKVKEHCQKYAKPADVGVSGDKKLSKEESDRNDEH, encoded by the exons ATGTCGGCTACGACGAATCGCCGCCAGAAGGACATCACGAAACT GATGATGAAAGACTACAAGGTGGAGATGGAGACCGATGACTCGAAAAAGTTCTTTGTTTATCTGCACGGCCCCAAAGAGA GTCTTTATGAAGGAGGTGTGTGGAAGCTTAGGGTGGAACTCCCAGACGAATACCCTTTTAAATCTCCATCAATTTACTTTGTTAACAATATATTTCATCCTAATGTAGACGACGA GTCCGGTGAACTTTGTGTGAATGTTTTCCATGAAGATTGGAGCCCCATGATCG ATCTTCTCAGCGTGTTCGAAAATTACATTACACAATTTCTTTTGACTCCAAACCCTTTGAACCCACTGAATGAGGAAGCTGCAGAACTAATGATCACTGATCATTCTGCTTATGAACAGAAAGTGAAAG AACACTGTCAAAAATATGCAAAGCCCGCAGACGTTGGTGTTTCTGGAGACAAAAAGCTAAGCAAAGAGGAATCGGATCGGAACGATGAACATTAA
- the LOC103982636 gene encoding uncharacterized protein LOC103982636, whose protein sequence is MGFVSFFGRVLFASVFLLSAYQEFSEFGVNGGPAAKALKPKFNLFMKHTASRIGIAVPHVEMRHVIASTIFLKGFGGLLFIFSSSFGAYLLLVYLAFITPIVYDFYNYDIEKAEFVQLFSKFNQNLALFGALLFFLGMKNSIPKRQKKKVTKTKTN, encoded by the exons ATGGGGTTCGTGTCCTTCTTTGGGAGGGTTCTCTTCGCCTCCGTCTTCCTTCTCTCCGCCTACCAGGA GTTTAGTGAATTTGGAGTTAATGGTGGACCAGCAGCAAAGGCTCTCAAGCCAAAATTCAACCTTTTCATGAAACATACTGCTTCACGTATTGGCATTGCAGTTCCGCATGTTGAA atGAGACATGTTATTGCTAGTACAATTTTTCTGAAAGGTTTTGGTGGCCTACTGTTTATCTTCAGCAGCTCTTTTGGAGCATATCTACTG CTTGTTTACCTAGCTTTCATTACCCCAATTGTGTATGACTTCTACAACTATGATATTGAGAAGGCAGAATTTGTGCAGCTATTCAGCAAGTTTAATCAG AATTTGGCTCTCTTTGGTGCACTGCTCTTTTTCTTGGGCATGAAGAACTCCATTCCAAAGCGGCAGAAAAAGAAGGTTACCAAGACAAAAACCAATTGA